A single window of Oerskovia paurometabola DNA harbors:
- a CDS encoding RCC1 domain-containing protein — MASRSMTRAHLHAPGSDRFRTRAAALLVLLLAVAAVLWAGRPEPTTAAWTDAVYSQGQIDVAVAATATDVVAGGNFSCALVSGQVWCSGDNSVGQLGTGDTTSSDVFVGPVRGELQGKTVTRLDVGTSHACAATDDGVYCWGGNDQGQLGLSGVASSAVPVRVASQTGAVTELELRASSSCVVSGGKGYCWGETHTSAGSSATPVLISGGALPASATVTDIGVGEASGCLTADGVPYCWGENGRGQLGDGTTTTSLVPVQVVTTGPMSGFAVGDVSVGQNFACAVGSGPNNALRTFCWGDNSKKQLGQSSDGAQVELSNVPLQVRGALTEIGVRSVDLGGMTACAITTGADGYCWGDNASGQAGVGYDESWVQTVVDRPSEITTGQMDIGQFATIDVDSNHACGMSTAGSVYCWGSNAQGQLGIEGGPTAAPKKYRPWPVLQTWSAWG; from the coding sequence ATGGCCAGCCGATCCATGACCCGAGCGCACCTCCACGCTCCGGGCTCCGACCGGTTCCGCACGCGTGCGGCCGCGCTGCTCGTGCTCCTGCTCGCCGTCGCGGCGGTCCTGTGGGCGGGCCGCCCGGAGCCGACCACGGCTGCCTGGACCGACGCGGTCTACTCCCAGGGGCAGATCGACGTCGCGGTCGCCGCGACCGCGACCGACGTCGTCGCCGGGGGCAACTTCTCGTGCGCGCTCGTCAGCGGCCAGGTCTGGTGCTCGGGCGACAACTCGGTGGGTCAGCTCGGGACCGGGGACACCACGTCCTCGGACGTCTTCGTCGGCCCGGTGCGCGGAGAGCTGCAGGGCAAGACCGTGACCCGGCTGGACGTCGGCACGTCGCACGCCTGTGCCGCGACCGACGACGGCGTGTACTGCTGGGGAGGCAACGACCAGGGACAGCTCGGCCTGTCCGGCGTCGCCAGCTCCGCCGTGCCGGTCCGGGTAGCGTCGCAGACCGGGGCCGTGACCGAGCTCGAGCTCCGGGCGAGCTCGTCCTGCGTCGTCAGCGGAGGCAAGGGGTACTGCTGGGGGGAGACGCACACCTCGGCCGGGAGCAGCGCCACTCCCGTCCTGATCTCGGGAGGTGCCCTCCCGGCGTCCGCGACCGTGACGGACATCGGGGTGGGCGAGGCGTCGGGCTGCCTCACGGCCGACGGCGTCCCCTACTGCTGGGGTGAGAACGGCCGTGGACAGCTGGGCGACGGGACCACGACGACGAGCCTCGTCCCGGTCCAGGTCGTGACGACGGGCCCCATGTCCGGCTTCGCGGTCGGAGACGTGTCGGTCGGTCAGAACTTCGCGTGCGCCGTCGGCTCGGGGCCGAACAACGCCTTGCGGACCTTCTGCTGGGGCGACAACTCGAAGAAGCAGCTCGGGCAGTCGAGCGACGGGGCCCAGGTCGAGCTCTCGAACGTGCCGCTCCAGGTCCGTGGTGCTCTCACCGAGATCGGCGTCCGCTCGGTCGACCTCGGCGGCATGACCGCCTGCGCCATCACCACCGGAGCGGACGGCTACTGCTGGGGCGACAACGCGTCCGGGCAGGCGGGTGTCGGGTACGACGAGTCGTGGGTCCAGACCGTCGTCGACCGCCCGTCCGAGATCACGACCGGCCAGATGGACATCGGTCAGTTCGCCACGATCGACGTCGACAGCAACCATGCGTGCGGGATGTCCACCGCAGGCAGCGTCTACTGCTGGGGGAGCAACGCCCAGGGGCAGCTCGGCATCGAGGGCGGTCCCACAGCGGCACCCAAGAAGTACCGGCCGTGGCCGGTGCTGCAGACCTGGTCCGCCTGGGGGTGA
- a CDS encoding STAS domain-containing protein: MRDGNTTAGSEPEDPELGASGVVTDQADPASVHVIVGATRARIVLSGEIDADLGADLLDATADAEATGLPVEIDAHHVTFMDSSGVAFLARLATRGPHRVRVLRAPPTVRFLLEVTRIGDMLDIVDEDPGFDLPDGVTHLNGSRRLPRTDR, encoded by the coding sequence GTGCGCGACGGTAACACCACGGCTGGTAGCGAGCCCGAGGACCCCGAACTCGGGGCGAGCGGCGTCGTCACGGACCAGGCCGATCCTGCGAGCGTCCACGTCATCGTCGGGGCGACCCGAGCACGCATCGTGCTGTCGGGAGAGATCGACGCCGATCTCGGCGCCGACCTCCTGGACGCCACGGCCGACGCGGAGGCCACGGGTCTGCCCGTCGAGATCGACGCCCATCACGTGACCTTCATGGACTCCTCGGGCGTGGCCTTCCTCGCCCGGCTCGCGACCCGCGGGCCGCACCGGGTCCGGGTGCTGCGCGCCCCGCCGACGGTGCGGTTCCTGCTGGAGGTCACGCGCATCGGCGACATGCTCGACATCGTCGACGAGGACCCGGGCTTCGACCTGCCCGACGGCGTCACGCACCTCAACGGCAGTCGTCGCCTGCCGCGCACCGACCGCTGA
- a CDS encoding signal peptidase I: MKWLKRIGDAFLTVAAIAGVLGLVLFVGIQTGNLQSLVVVSGSMIPTYEVGDGIVSRRVPASTLEVGDVVSVFTREGVLVTHRVVQVEDGPGAARTLTLRGDNNPVDDPEPYVVEDALVPMVRIPGARDAIEVLRRPTVGIPVVVAACALVGFALMPSSKKRTVRDEDAEDPATSGDPDDGPSGAGGSAVTGAGHVDAPVAPGGDR, encoded by the coding sequence ATGAAGTGGCTCAAGCGCATCGGCGACGCGTTCCTCACGGTCGCCGCGATCGCCGGGGTGCTCGGACTGGTGCTGTTCGTCGGTATCCAGACGGGCAACCTGCAGTCCCTCGTGGTCGTCTCAGGCTCGATGATCCCCACCTACGAGGTGGGCGACGGCATCGTCTCGCGCCGTGTCCCGGCCTCGACGCTCGAGGTGGGCGACGTCGTGAGCGTGTTCACGCGCGAAGGTGTCCTCGTCACGCACCGCGTCGTCCAGGTCGAGGACGGACCGGGGGCGGCCCGCACCCTGACGTTGCGCGGCGACAACAACCCGGTCGACGACCCCGAGCCCTACGTGGTCGAGGACGCCCTGGTGCCCATGGTCCGGATCCCGGGAGCCCGGGACGCGATCGAGGTCCTGCGGCGCCCGACCGTCGGGATTCCCGTCGTCGTCGCGGCCTGCGCGCTCGTCGGGTTCGCGCTCATGCCCTCCTCGAAGAAGCGCACCGTGCGGGACGAGGACGCCGAGGACCCCGCGACGAGCGGGGACCCCGACGACGGGCCGTCGGGGGCCGGTGGCAGCGCCGTCACGGGCGCAGGTCACGTGGACGCCCCGGTCGCCCCGGGTGGCGATCGGTAG
- a CDS encoding STAS domain-containing protein: protein MIEISTSPATTTLVIAGDLDLAERDQFPEIAARVVGLRRQLLVIDMCRVTFMDSTGAAFLISLADSGRKRGGATVLRGCDDRDLFVLEVCGALDLFRIDADHRCDPPVSASA from the coding sequence ATGATCGAGATCTCCACGTCCCCCGCGACGACCACGCTCGTCATCGCCGGGGACCTCGATCTCGCGGAACGCGACCAGTTCCCGGAGATCGCGGCCCGCGTCGTCGGGTTGCGCCGCCAGCTCCTCGTGATCGACATGTGCCGTGTGACCTTCATGGACTCGACCGGCGCAGCCTTCCTCATCTCGCTCGCAGACTCCGGCCGCAAGCGTGGCGGGGCGACCGTGCTTCGTGGCTGCGACGACCGGGACCTGTTCGTCCTCGAGGTGTGCGGTGCGCTCGACCTGTTCCGCATCGACGCGGACCACCGGTGCGACCCGCCCGTGAGCGCCAGCGCCTGA
- a CDS encoding adenylosuccinate synthase, with translation MPGVVLIGAQWGDEGKGKATDLLGSRVDYVVKFNGGNNAGHTVVIGDEKYALHLLPSGILSPGVTPVIANGVVVDIEVLFQELDDLISRGVDVSRLLVSGSAHVITGYHRTMDKVSERFLGKRRIGTTGRGIGPAYADKINRVGIRMWDLFDEKILAEKIEGSLDQKNHLLVKVYNRRAITVDETVEELLAYADRVKPMVADTSLILNQALDAGKNVLFEGGQATMLDVDHGTYPFVTSSNATAGGALTGSGVGPTKISSVIGVIKAYTTRVGEGPFPTELFDEMGEYLLKAGGEYGVTTGRARRCGWYDSVIARYSSRINGITDLVVTKLDILTGIPKIPVCVAYDVDGVRYDEMPTDQTAFHHATPIYAEFDGWTEDISGCRSFEDLPANAQAYVRSLEELSGARVSAIGVGPSRDAIIPLHDLLH, from the coding sequence ATGCCAGGCGTGGTGCTCATCGGTGCCCAGTGGGGCGACGAAGGCAAGGGCAAGGCGACCGACCTCCTCGGGTCGCGGGTCGACTACGTGGTCAAGTTCAACGGCGGCAACAACGCCGGGCACACGGTCGTCATCGGCGACGAGAAGTACGCCCTGCACCTGCTGCCCTCCGGCATCCTGTCGCCCGGGGTCACCCCGGTCATCGCGAACGGTGTCGTCGTCGACATCGAGGTCCTCTTCCAGGAGCTCGACGACCTGATCTCGCGCGGGGTGGACGTCTCGCGCCTCCTGGTCTCCGGGAGCGCGCACGTCATCACCGGGTACCACCGCACCATGGACAAGGTCAGCGAGCGCTTCCTGGGCAAGCGCCGCATCGGGACGACCGGGCGCGGGATCGGGCCGGCGTACGCCGACAAGATCAACCGCGTGGGCATCCGCATGTGGGACCTGTTCGACGAGAAGATCCTCGCGGAGAAGATCGAGGGCTCGCTCGACCAGAAGAACCACCTGCTGGTCAAGGTCTACAACCGGCGCGCGATCACGGTCGACGAGACCGTCGAGGAGCTGCTGGCGTACGCGGACCGCGTCAAGCCGATGGTCGCGGACACGTCGCTGATCCTCAACCAGGCGCTCGACGCGGGCAAGAACGTCCTGTTCGAGGGCGGCCAGGCCACGATGCTCGACGTCGACCACGGCACCTACCCGTTCGTGACGTCGTCCAACGCGACGGCCGGCGGCGCGCTGACCGGCTCGGGCGTGGGCCCCACGAAGATCTCGTCGGTCATCGGCGTCATCAAGGCGTACACGACCCGTGTCGGCGAGGGCCCCTTCCCCACGGAGCTCTTCGACGAGATGGGCGAGTACCTGCTCAAGGCAGGTGGCGAGTACGGCGTCACCACGGGTCGCGCGCGCCGCTGCGGCTGGTACGACTCGGTGATCGCCCGGTACTCGAGCCGCATCAACGGCATCACGGACCTGGTGGTGACCAAGCTCGACATCCTCACGGGCATCCCCAAGATCCCGGTCTGCGTTGCCTACGACGTGGACGGCGTCCGCTACGACGAGATGCCCACGGACCAGACGGCGTTCCACCACGCCACGCCGATCTACGCCGAGTTCGACGGCTGGACCGAGGACATCTCGGGCTGCCGGTCGTTCGAGGACCTGCCGGCCAACGCCCAGGCGTACGTGCGGTCGCTCGAGGAGCTCTCGGGAGCCCGGGTCTCGGCGATCGGCGTGGGGCCGTCGCGCGACGCGATCATCCCGCTCCACGACCTGCTGCACTGA
- the fbaA gene encoding class II fructose-bisphosphate aldolase: MAIATPEVYAEMIDRAKAGKFAYPAVNITSSQTVTAAIQGFAEAESDGIIQVSVGGAEYASGSTIKDRVTGSLALAAYATEVAKKYDVTIALHTDHCAKQNLDSWVRPLLAIEAEQVKNGGLPTFQSHMWDGSSVPLDENLVIAEELLELSVAARTILEIEVGVVGGEEDGHTAEINDKLYTTVEDGLATVKALGAGEKGRYLTALTFGNVHGVYKPGAVKLRPSILADIQKAVGEAIGKENPFDLVFHGGSGSTLEEITEAVDNGVIKMNIDTDTQYAFTRPVVDHMFRNYDGVLKIDGEVGNKKAYDPRAWGKLAEAGMAQRIVEASQQLRSAGQKIR; the protein is encoded by the coding sequence ATGGCTATCGCAACCCCCGAGGTCTACGCCGAGATGATCGACCGTGCGAAGGCAGGCAAGTTCGCCTACCCCGCCGTCAACATCACGTCCTCGCAGACCGTGACCGCTGCCATTCAGGGCTTCGCCGAGGCCGAGTCCGACGGCATCATCCAGGTCTCCGTCGGTGGCGCCGAGTACGCGTCCGGCTCGACGATCAAGGACCGCGTGACCGGTTCGCTCGCCCTCGCGGCCTACGCGACCGAGGTCGCGAAGAAGTACGACGTCACCATCGCCCTGCACACGGACCACTGCGCCAAGCAGAACCTGGACTCCTGGGTCCGCCCGCTGCTCGCGATCGAGGCCGAGCAGGTCAAGAACGGTGGCCTGCCCACCTTCCAGTCGCACATGTGGGACGGCTCGTCCGTGCCGCTCGACGAGAACCTGGTCATCGCCGAGGAGCTCCTCGAGCTCTCGGTCGCCGCGCGCACCATCCTCGAGATCGAGGTCGGCGTCGTCGGTGGCGAGGAGGACGGCCACACGGCCGAGATCAACGACAAGCTCTACACGACGGTCGAGGACGGTCTCGCGACCGTCAAGGCTCTCGGTGCGGGCGAGAAGGGCCGCTACCTGACGGCCCTCACGTTCGGCAACGTGCACGGCGTCTACAAGCCGGGTGCGGTCAAGCTGCGTCCGTCGATCCTCGCGGACATCCAGAAGGCCGTCGGCGAAGCGATCGGCAAGGAGAACCCGTTCGACCTCGTCTTCCACGGTGGCTCGGGCTCGACGCTCGAGGAGATCACGGAGGCCGTGGACAACGGCGTCATCAAGATGAACATCGACACCGACACGCAGTACGCGTTCACGCGTCCGGTCGTCGACCACATGTTCCGCAACTACGACGGCGTCCTGAAGATCGACGGCGAGGTGGGCAACAAGAAGGCCTACGACCCGCGCGCCTGGGGCAAGCTGGCCGAGGCCGGCATGGCTCAGCGCATCGTCGAGGCGTCGCAGCAGCTGCGTTCGGCGGGCCAGAAGATCCGCTGA
- a CDS encoding SpoIIE family protein phosphatase, translating into MVGSSSLGLGSWGHVPRAGGASLPQGAEELLARAVQRAGIAAFLLGPASGGMPVLWVNDAFSRLTGYATDEVVGRRPQFLSDLLADQSEAEPFRAGVLEGREVRRTVQHERHDGSMIWVQLTLAPVDESGGEVGHWAGSMVDVTEYVDRSAAQLASLELERRKRAGLAIITETSDLLNDLDYPLALREICDVLEGALVEWAGFYMNDDGLRFAEGIDTTTPPSGRGQRHGRYIADGAGIVEGAMGQTDALGDATGPALLVPGTVIDLQDTVQDLLDGRIDGPVRLDLSAEYPQWSASGWLSRDVRQRTSTLAGAPREVLLHAIAGRRRVLGLLATSGLPASPATATDPESADAVLRTLARRAGLAIDNVRLYAREHRLAETLQRAMLPEQADVTGLDVWTYYAPNSEHAQVGGDWYDVLQITPDVVGLVIGDVVGHDVEAAAAMGQLRSVVRSYAYELTTPGPVLERVDQLVVGMRIPRSASLVYASLVRHGEQPSDEDRSDEPGEDASGADDGGAGDLQRWTIEYSRAGHLPPLLLRDGEVTQLNEAGGSLVGFGVGTRATGRAELVPGDVLLFYTDGLIERRDRALRVGLDALVEATRAITAIDSAGIGEELLSRLADAPEDDVALVVVRVPDPVTDPVTSALSPRSRRWLLPSEPASIGRARHAVLRTCQAWDLGDSANAELVVSELVANGVLHGWGHLALRLFDTGDGLRVEVEDSNPAPPVSTDGHVHRMGGFGMQIVERLADWGWRPAGSGKLVWARIRPASERAERAERAARSEEG; encoded by the coding sequence ATGGTCGGCTCGTCGAGCCTGGGTCTGGGCTCATGGGGCCACGTTCCGCGTGCCGGAGGAGCGTCGCTGCCGCAGGGCGCGGAGGAGCTTCTCGCGCGCGCCGTGCAGCGTGCGGGGATCGCCGCCTTCCTGCTGGGGCCGGCCTCGGGGGGCATGCCCGTGCTGTGGGTCAACGACGCGTTCAGCCGGCTCACGGGCTACGCGACCGACGAGGTCGTCGGGCGTCGCCCGCAGTTCCTGTCGGACCTGCTCGCGGACCAGTCGGAGGCCGAGCCCTTCCGGGCGGGGGTGCTCGAGGGCCGCGAGGTCAGGCGGACGGTGCAGCACGAGCGGCACGACGGGTCGATGATCTGGGTGCAGCTCACGCTCGCGCCCGTCGACGAGTCCGGGGGCGAGGTCGGCCACTGGGCAGGCTCGATGGTCGACGTCACCGAGTACGTCGACCGGTCGGCGGCCCAGCTCGCGTCGCTCGAGCTCGAACGCCGCAAGCGTGCCGGTCTGGCGATCATCACCGAGACCTCGGACCTGCTCAACGACCTGGACTACCCACTCGCTCTGCGGGAGATCTGCGACGTCCTCGAGGGCGCGCTCGTGGAGTGGGCCGGCTTCTACATGAACGACGACGGCCTGCGGTTCGCCGAGGGCATCGACACCACGACGCCGCCGAGCGGGCGCGGGCAGCGCCACGGTCGGTACATCGCGGACGGCGCCGGCATCGTCGAGGGCGCCATGGGGCAGACCGACGCGCTCGGCGACGCCACGGGCCCGGCGCTCCTGGTCCCGGGGACCGTGATCGACCTGCAGGACACCGTGCAGGACCTGCTCGACGGGCGGATCGACGGCCCGGTGCGGCTCGACCTGTCGGCCGAGTACCCGCAGTGGTCGGCGTCGGGCTGGTTGAGCCGCGACGTCCGCCAGCGCACCTCCACGCTCGCGGGCGCGCCACGCGAGGTCCTGCTCCACGCGATCGCGGGCCGACGGCGCGTCCTGGGGCTGCTGGCGACGAGCGGTCTACCGGCCTCCCCTGCGACGGCGACGGACCCGGAGAGTGCCGACGCGGTCCTGCGCACGCTCGCACGGCGCGCCGGCCTGGCGATCGACAACGTGCGTCTCTACGCCCGTGAGCACCGGCTCGCGGAGACCCTGCAGCGCGCGATGCTGCCCGAGCAGGCCGACGTCACGGGGCTCGACGTCTGGACGTACTACGCGCCCAACTCCGAGCACGCCCAGGTGGGCGGCGACTGGTACGACGTCCTGCAGATCACGCCCGACGTCGTCGGGCTCGTGATCGGGGACGTGGTGGGGCACGACGTCGAGGCCGCTGCCGCCATGGGGCAGCTCCGGTCGGTCGTGCGGTCCTACGCGTACGAGCTCACGACCCCCGGGCCCGTCCTGGAGCGCGTGGACCAGCTCGTGGTCGGCATGCGTATCCCGCGGTCTGCGAGCCTCGTGTACGCGTCGCTCGTACGGCACGGCGAGCAGCCGTCGGACGAGGACAGGTCCGACGAGCCCGGCGAGGACGCCTCCGGGGCCGATGACGGGGGCGCGGGGGACCTGCAGCGCTGGACGATCGAGTACTCGCGGGCGGGGCACCTGCCGCCCCTGCTGCTCCGGGACGGCGAGGTCACGCAGCTCAACGAGGCCGGGGGCTCGCTCGTCGGTTTCGGGGTGGGGACGCGCGCGACAGGACGGGCCGAGCTGGTCCCGGGCGACGTCCTGCTCTTCTACACCGACGGTCTGATCGAGCGCCGGGACCGCGCGCTGCGCGTCGGCCTCGACGCCCTGGTCGAGGCGACCCGTGCGATCACCGCGATCGACTCCGCGGGGATCGGCGAGGAGCTCCTGTCGCGCCTCGCGGACGCCCCCGAGGACGACGTCGCGCTCGTCGTCGTCCGGGTCCCGGACCCCGTGACCGACCCCGTGACCTCGGCCCTGAGCCCGCGGAGCCGGCGCTGGCTCCTGCCGAGCGAGCCCGCGTCGATCGGACGGGCGCGGCACGCGGTCCTGCGCACCTGTCAGGCGTGGGACCTCGGCGACAGCGCCAACGCCGAGCTGGTGGTGTCCGAGCTCGTCGCGAACGGTGTCCTGCACGGGTGGGGGCACCTCGCGCTGCGGCTCTTCGACACCGGGGACGGTCTGCGCGTGGAGGTCGAGGACTCGAACCCTGCGCCGCCCGTGTCGACCGACGGGCACGTGCACCGCATGGGCGGGTTCGGGATGCAGATCGTCGAGCGCCTCGCGGACTGGGGCTGGCGGCCGGCCGGCTCGGGCAAGCTCGTGTGGGCCCGGATCCGACCAGCCAGCGAGCGCGCCGAGCGTGCCGAGCGGGCAGCGAGGTCCGAGGAGGGCTGA
- a CDS encoding LPXTG cell wall anchor domain-containing protein, producing MARIPRTALAVAGIATACTLGSAGALLGAGAAVAVDAPARVSAGEVIPQPQSFSFDGMSPGQTRSTLVDLASTHESDGVVVGVAMTTSGELGSSLSTSIEACSTTWENGSCPTGAAVLVEGWRGERAGTSSEEVVLPAGGTTSLKVSVTLDDDVAAGATGSVRYDLSVQETQGEASQGGGTTWPDDPPGTTGTDAADRLGGAGRPGSGPLATTGTDVMSLAALAGGLLGIGAALVRRRRDAESDRRHGRAPG from the coding sequence ATGGCCCGGATCCCGCGAACGGCTCTCGCCGTCGCGGGGATAGCGACTGCCTGCACGCTCGGCAGCGCCGGAGCCCTCCTGGGAGCCGGCGCTGCCGTCGCCGTGGACGCACCCGCCAGGGTGTCGGCCGGGGAGGTGATCCCCCAGCCGCAGTCGTTCTCCTTCGACGGCATGTCACCGGGGCAGACCCGGTCCACCCTCGTCGACCTTGCCTCGACCCACGAGAGCGACGGAGTCGTCGTGGGCGTCGCGATGACGACCAGCGGTGAGCTGGGCTCGTCGCTCAGCACGTCGATCGAGGCGTGCAGCACCACCTGGGAGAACGGCTCCTGCCCGACGGGGGCCGCTGTCCTCGTCGAGGGGTGGAGAGGGGAGCGGGCCGGGACCTCCAGCGAGGAGGTCGTCCTGCCCGCCGGCGGGACGACGTCGCTCAAGGTCTCCGTCACGCTCGACGACGACGTCGCCGCCGGTGCGACGGGCAGCGTCCGCTACGACCTCTCCGTCCAGGAGACGCAGGGCGAGGCCTCGCAGGGCGGTGGGACCACCTGGCCGGACGATCCCCCGGGAACCACTGGGACCGACGCTGCGGACCGTCTAGGGGGCGCGGGCCGGCCGGGGAGCGGACCGCTCGCCACCACCGGTACGGACGTCATGTCCCTGGCCGCCCTCGCCGGAGGGCTGCTCGGCATCGGGGCTGCGCTCGTACGGCGTCGGCGGGATGCTGAGAGCGACCGACGGCACGGCCGTGCGCCCGGCTGA
- a CDS encoding DUF3151 domain-containing protein: protein MSHAPTHRNLLDGPAPVRLPAEPDVDAAIARGDDAFALASAFPASSLPWALLAEATLRDGDEHAAVTAYAFARTGYHRGLDALRRAGWRGQGPIPADHVPNQGFLRALLALSRAASLIGEDGEAERCAQFLVDSGTSAEEVAALAG, encoded by the coding sequence ATGTCTCACGCACCCACGCACCGCAACCTCCTCGACGGGCCTGCGCCCGTCCGCCTCCCGGCCGAGCCGGACGTCGACGCGGCGATCGCCCGGGGGGACGACGCGTTCGCCCTGGCGAGCGCGTTCCCGGCCTCGTCGCTCCCGTGGGCCCTCCTCGCGGAGGCCACGCTGCGCGACGGCGACGAGCACGCGGCCGTCACGGCCTACGCGTTCGCCCGCACGGGCTACCACCGGGGGCTCGACGCGCTGCGTCGCGCCGGGTGGCGCGGTCAGGGGCCGATCCCGGCCGACCACGTGCCGAACCAGGGCTTCCTGCGGGCGCTCCTGGCGCTCTCGCGCGCGGCGTCGCTCATTGGTGAGGACGGCGAGGCCGAGCGCTGCGCCCAGTTCCTCGTCGACTCGGGCACGTCGGCCGAGGAGGTCGCGGCGCTCGCGGGCTGA
- a CDS encoding TrmH family RNA methyltransferase, whose amino-acid sequence MTARPEQPQPDDPTPRGEDEVEVGVGPWPGGRAAWPTDPRYDAELLEHGDRRNVVDAYRYWTVEAVVADMDARRPRDRRLHVAIENWGHDLNIGSVVRTANAFNAAGVHIVGRRRWNRRGAMVTDRYQHVSHHPQVEDLLAWAAEQHDGAGIPVIGIDNVPGSVPLEGYVFPPECVLLFGQESTGLTAQARAASRDVLHITQHGSTRSINAGAAAAIAMHAWVTQHLTTP is encoded by the coding sequence GTGACCGCCCGCCCTGAACAGCCGCAGCCCGACGATCCGACCCCCCGCGGCGAGGACGAGGTCGAGGTGGGTGTCGGTCCCTGGCCCGGGGGCAGGGCGGCGTGGCCGACCGACCCGCGCTACGACGCCGAGCTCCTGGAGCACGGCGACCGCCGCAACGTCGTGGACGCGTACCGCTACTGGACGGTCGAGGCGGTCGTCGCGGACATGGACGCGCGAAGGCCGCGCGACCGGCGTCTGCACGTCGCGATCGAGAACTGGGGCCACGACCTCAACATCGGCTCGGTCGTGCGCACCGCGAACGCGTTCAACGCGGCCGGGGTGCACATCGTGGGGCGGCGCCGCTGGAACCGTCGCGGTGCGATGGTCACCGACCGCTACCAGCACGTGAGCCACCACCCGCAGGTCGAGGACCTGCTGGCCTGGGCCGCGGAGCAGCACGACGGGGCGGGCATCCCCGTCATCGGGATCGACAACGTCCCCGGCTCGGTCCCCCTCGAGGGGTACGTGTTCCCGCCCGAGTGCGTGCTGCTGTTCGGCCAGGAGAGCACGGGGCTGACGGCCCAGGCGCGGGCGGCGAGCCGCGACGTCCTGCACATCACGCAGCACGGCTCGACGCGGTCGATCAACGCGGGCGCCGCGGCGGCGATCGCGATGCACGCATGGGTCACGCAGCACCTCACGACCCCCTGA